One part of the Nitrososphaerota archaeon genome encodes these proteins:
- a CDS encoding 4Fe-4S dicluster domain-containing protein has translation MAEHEKRNDQDDSLRISRRKFMGGLAAASATVVIFNSTAYQLWTTGMNIWENSLGKLAVPTANGYILFDPALCTGCQSCEAACTTFNYGVSNTSLSRIQIIRDPFKPDITNFDPTPCFQCENSHCLPVCPVAALKVDEKSGTNARIIDETECIGCKKCIAACGAAHGVARIRFDEKRNTALKCHLCYGSPRCVKHCPNGALRYVPKLPEGTAGVGNSSLAVFLDERKKDIPRELLR, from the coding sequence TTGGCAGAACACGAAAAGCGTAACGATCAGGATGACTCGCTCCGGATTTCTAGGAGGAAGTTTATGGGCGGTCTTGCAGCAGCGTCTGCAACTGTTGTGATCTTCAACTCCACCGCATACCAGCTCTGGACAACAGGTATGAATATCTGGGAGAACTCGCTGGGAAAGCTTGCTGTTCCCACCGCCAACGGTTACATACTCTTCGATCCTGCTCTATGCACAGGCTGCCAGTCCTGCGAAGCCGCCTGCACCACCTTCAACTACGGAGTCTCAAACACGTCTTTATCTAGGATACAGATAATTCGAGATCCCTTCAAGCCTGACATCACCAACTTCGACCCCACACCGTGTTTTCAATGCGAAAACTCGCACTGTCTTCCGGTCTGCCCCGTTGCAGCTTTGAAGGTGGACGAGAAGTCAGGAACCAATGCGCGAATAATAGATGAGACTGAGTGTATAGGCTGCAAAAAATGCATAGCTGCATGCGGTGCTGCTCACGGTGTCGCAAGAATAAGGTTTGATGAGAAGCGGAACACGGCGTTGAAATGTCATCTCTGCTACGGCTCACCGAGATGCGTAAAACATTGTCCTAACGGTGCGTTAAGATATGTTCCGAAGCTTCCTGAAGGAACGGCTGGTGTCGGGAATTCAAGCCTAGCGGTCTTTCTAGATGAGCGGAAGAAGGACATACCAAGGGAGTTGCTACGATGA
- a CDS encoding OsmC family protein produces the protein MTNNVNQAEMQKFVNQVKRNPQDAKKSKRIEGEWVFEEGKPQFRSTLAYQKGQMTLGCELPPFSGGWGGAPDPIQYCLYGLAACYATTFVAAATSLGVELTSLKIVAENQMNLTKQLGLSSENIIENVKFTVTAKGNASKDLMQRVKEMADQRCPGVECLTRPIPLVTELAWK, from the coding sequence TTGACTAATAACGTGAATCAGGCTGAGATGCAGAAGTTTGTGAACCAAGTTAAGCGCAATCCGCAGGACGCAAAGAAGTCTAAGCGCATCGAGGGCGAGTGGGTCTTTGAGGAAGGTAAACCACAGTTTCGTTCAACACTTGCGTACCAGAAAGGCCAGATGACTCTTGGATGCGAACTTCCACCTTTTTCCGGTGGATGGGGTGGTGCACCTGACCCGATACAATACTGTCTCTATGGTTTAGCTGCCTGCTACGCCACCACCTTCGTCGCAGCCGCCACTTCACTAGGCGTCGAGCTAACCTCTTTGAAAATCGTCGCCGAGAACCAGATGAACCTCACGAAGCAGCTGGGACTCTCAAGTGAGAACATAATTGAGAATGTCAAGTTTACGGTTACCGCTAAAGGCAACGCGTCCAAGGACTTGATGCAGCGTGTCAAAGAAATGGCTGATCAACGCTGCCCAGGAGTTGAATGCTTAACAAGACCTATTCCACTGGTAACAGAATTAGCGTGGAAGTAA
- a CDS encoding L-myo-inositol-1-phosphate synthase: protein MPKKIRAALMGIGNSASIFVQGLAYYRKKGEAPGLWHPNLGGQSIESIEIVEAFDVNPTKVGHDLGEAIFAKPNTVGKYVNVGKTGVTVRKGTLLDPLPKDVAEMISAKEGKGEDVAKVLKASRVDVVLNLIPSGLDKTSKAYADAALQAGCSFINCTPSPIARDPATAAAFAKKGLLVVGDDLMSQFGGTAFHRGILEFMESRGIRSVKSYQLDVGGGAETLNTVDERNKMVKREIKTSAIASEVPYNMEIVTGTTEYVDYMENNRTSYYWILGEGFLGAPIKMDIYLRTSDGPNAANILFDVVRAVQTSREKKQYGAPNEICGYGFKKPPEKLRLDKAYEKFSKTFLKAKPA from the coding sequence ATGCCTAAGAAGATTAGAGCGGCTCTTATGGGTATAGGAAACAGCGCCAGCATATTCGTCCAAGGCTTAGCGTATTATCGGAAAAAAGGTGAAGCACCGGGCCTTTGGCACCCAAACCTCGGAGGACAAAGTATTGAAAGCATCGAGATTGTAGAAGCCTTTGATGTTAATCCCACGAAAGTTGGACACGATCTAGGAGAAGCAATCTTCGCTAAACCGAACACAGTCGGAAAATACGTTAACGTAGGAAAGACAGGTGTGACTGTGAGAAAGGGAACGCTGCTTGACCCGCTGCCAAAAGATGTTGCGGAGATGATTTCTGCAAAGGAAGGTAAGGGTGAAGACGTTGCCAAGGTGTTGAAAGCCAGCCGAGTAGATGTTGTTTTGAATCTAATTCCTTCAGGCCTAGACAAGACGTCAAAAGCCTATGCCGATGCCGCGCTACAAGCAGGATGCTCCTTCATCAACTGCACACCATCACCAATTGCACGGGACCCTGCCACCGCGGCGGCCTTCGCTAAGAAGGGGTTGCTGGTGGTCGGAGATGACCTGATGAGCCAGTTCGGAGGAACGGCTTTCCACAGAGGTATCTTGGAGTTTATGGAAAGCAGAGGAATCAGGTCGGTGAAGAGCTATCAGCTCGATGTCGGAGGCGGAGCGGAGACGCTTAACACAGTTGATGAGCGCAATAAGATGGTGAAAAGAGAAATCAAGACCTCGGCAATCGCTTCAGAGGTGCCTTACAACATGGAGATTGTGACCGGAACCACAGAGTATGTGGACTACATGGAGAACAATCGAACAAGCTACTACTGGATACTCGGAGAAGGTTTCCTAGGCGCCCCCATCAAGATGGACATCTACCTGAGGACAAGTGATGGCCCAAACGCCGCAAACATTCTCTTCGATGTAGTTAGGGCGGTACAGACAAGCCGAGAGAAGAAGCAGTACGGCGCACCTAATGAAATCTGCGGATACGGCTTCAAGAAACCACCTGAAAAACTAAGGCTAGACAAAGCATACGAAAAATTCTCTAAAACATTCCTGAAAGCCAAACCAGCGTAG
- a CDS encoding DUF2795 domain-containing protein encodes MLRENMQRSELSGMKTGLEHLKNHIDYPATKSDIITACNNLSDVPKADKDWFEKNLPDRTYKNAEEVLTAVIKSI; translated from the coding sequence ATGTTACGTGAGAACATGCAAAGAAGCGAGCTAAGTGGCATGAAAACTGGACTAGAACACTTGAAGAACCATATTGACTATCCTGCGACCAAAAGTGACATCATAACAGCATGCAACAACCTCTCTGATGTCCCCAAGGCAGATAAGGACTGGTTCGAGAAAAATCTGCCTGACCGCACCTACAAGAACGCCGAAGAGGTTCTAACAGCAGTCATTAAAAGCATCTAG
- a CDS encoding TlpA family protein disulfide reductase, with protein MAELKHVFVLGMVAVLAAVLVYFVLAPYAEQPVSACNFSEPPADLNLPKVSPELQNGMQAPLFNATDIDGGKVVLSSFRGQVVVVNFMGTWCQACVWEAGRLVGVYNTYSNRGLKMLSISVEPDNSTAKVREFRSKYCTGWQFILDNKGLVTLYKAENLPTTYVIDRSGYIVYGHVGIIDTQELSSEINRLLN; from the coding sequence ATGGCTGAACTGAAGCATGTCTTTGTGTTGGGGATGGTTGCAGTGCTGGCTGCTGTATTGGTTTACTTTGTTCTTGCTCCTTACGCTGAGCAACCAGTCTCTGCTTGTAACTTTAGTGAGCCTCCTGCTGATCTGAATCTACCTAAGGTTTCTCCGGAGCTTCAGAACGGTATGCAAGCCCCACTCTTCAACGCTACCGATATTGATGGCGGAAAGGTGGTGTTGAGCAGTTTTAGGGGGCAGGTTGTTGTAGTTAACTTCATGGGTACATGGTGTCAAGCCTGTGTTTGGGAGGCCGGTCGACTAGTTGGCGTTTACAACACATATAGCAACCGCGGTCTCAAAATGCTGTCCATTAGTGTTGAGCCGGACAATTCGACTGCAAAAGTTAGGGAGTTCAGGTCTAAGTATTGCACCGGATGGCAGTTTATTCTTGATAACAAGGGGCTTGTAACGCTTTACAAGGCAGAGAACCTGCCAACAACTTACGTCATCGACCGGTCAGGATACATAGTATACGGGCATGTCGGGATAATCGACACCCAAGAGTTGTCAAGCGAGATTAATCGGCTGCTAAACTAA
- a CDS encoding DUF58 domain-containing protein, with product MFKLTQRGRGLIIIAAIFVALSLYVKSEGAPLLTFTGLGLFLYVYVTKLTLEINTKVVGGLKFNRIVDARVSEDDDVDVDLRVRNPSFMQLSSVEVIDYYPSTFRLTLGSNSAMLTVPGHGETSLRYRVKPTSIGKHHFDNLHVMIRDLAALFYYEVNMPLKTEIHVRPKTQQVLTHITATALSSYAGALTSRRKGEGFEFADLREYNPSDEYRKIEWNASARANKLMVRETLAETHLHVMTIIDASKSMIFGLRGQTKLDYSARAVATLLNYLSKRGDFIGLTVYNGVDTQIKPLSRGRLQLHRLMAALSSVEPQSESKAGFPKAIREAVVKGGIRGRGLFFIVSDLEGEMSSIIDQFRTLKAMRHEVVVISPYSPLFEIGDLTGVDRIAYRIHASHSWKERGESIRAIEKMGIPIFHVGPEDLIPGLLTQVEELRRRGGS from the coding sequence ATGTTCAAGCTCACGCAGCGTGGAAGGGGCCTCATCATCATCGCAGCCATATTCGTGGCTCTATCACTCTACGTCAAAAGCGAAGGAGCACCGCTCTTAACCTTCACGGGGTTAGGCCTCTTCCTGTATGTCTACGTGACGAAGCTAACTCTTGAGATAAACACCAAGGTTGTAGGTGGACTCAAGTTCAACCGCATCGTAGATGCAAGAGTTTCGGAGGACGATGACGTAGATGTTGACCTCAGGGTTCGGAACCCATCCTTTATGCAGCTCTCAAGCGTCGAGGTCATTGACTACTACCCATCGACATTCCGGTTAACCTTGGGCTCCAATTCAGCTATGTTGACCGTTCCAGGCCACGGTGAAACATCTCTACGCTACAGAGTAAAACCAACCTCAATCGGAAAACACCACTTCGACAATCTACATGTAATGATTAGAGATCTCGCAGCTCTCTTCTACTATGAGGTGAACATGCCGTTGAAGACAGAGATACATGTTCGACCCAAGACGCAGCAGGTGCTGACGCACATCACAGCCACCGCGCTTTCATCCTACGCGGGAGCTTTGACGTCAAGACGGAAAGGAGAAGGCTTCGAGTTTGCCGATCTTCGTGAATACAATCCATCTGACGAGTATCGTAAAATTGAGTGGAACGCCTCCGCCAGAGCAAACAAGCTGATGGTGAGAGAAACATTAGCTGAAACGCATCTCCATGTAATGACGATAATCGACGCGTCTAAGAGTATGATATTCGGGTTGAGAGGGCAGACAAAACTCGACTATTCGGCGCGAGCAGTAGCCACGCTTCTCAACTATCTCAGCAAGAGAGGCGACTTCATCGGGCTAACTGTTTACAACGGCGTTGACACACAAATTAAACCTCTTTCAAGAGGAAGACTGCAGCTTCACCGGCTGATGGCTGCTTTAAGCTCAGTAGAGCCTCAAAGCGAATCAAAAGCAGGGTTTCCCAAAGCTATCCGTGAAGCGGTAGTTAAGGGCGGCATACGTGGAAGAGGGTTATTCTTCATAGTTTCTGATCTCGAGGGGGAAATGAGCAGCATAATCGACCAGTTCCGAACCTTAAAAGCGATGAGGCATGAAGTGGTAGTAATTTCACCTTATAGTCCTCTATTCGAAATCGGAGACCTAACCGGAGTTGATCGGATCGCATACCGCATTCATGCGTCGCACTCTTGGAAGGAGCGAGGAGAGAGTATTCGAGCCATCGAGAAGATGGGTATCCCAATATTCCACGTCGGCCCTGAAGATCTCATTCCGGGACTTTTGACACAGGTAGAGGAGCTTAGGCGCCGGGGAGGGTCGTAA
- a CDS encoding MoxR family ATPase encodes MSTGSGKDNAIKTREIFAETLSEVQKVVVGDEEVIRMIFASLLAGGHVILEGVPGVAKTTIAKAIANSINLEFSRIQFTPDLLPADIIGTYVYDQQASDFKLRKGPIFANIVLADEINRASPKTQSALLEAMQEKQVTIGGNTLPLPSPFMVIATQNPIEFEGTYPLPEAQLDRFLMKVKVDYPSHDETLKIISNLQQIRDWSIKPVTKGDAITWVFDHLLETHIDDTVKNYIIDIIEETRKHQNVRIGGSPRAAISLFMSASALALMDGRGYVIPDDVKRVAPQVLNHRIILKPEAELDGISSLDVIKEILTRIKSP; translated from the coding sequence TTGAGTACAGGCTCAGGAAAAGATAACGCGATTAAGACTAGAGAAATCTTCGCTGAGACCCTCAGTGAAGTCCAGAAGGTGGTCGTGGGTGACGAGGAGGTCATTCGAATGATATTCGCAAGCCTCCTCGCGGGAGGACACGTCATCCTCGAAGGAGTACCTGGTGTTGCAAAGACCACGATCGCCAAGGCCATAGCGAACTCAATTAACCTAGAGTTCAGCCGCATCCAGTTTACACCAGACCTCCTCCCAGCTGATATCATCGGAACCTATGTTTACGATCAGCAAGCATCAGACTTCAAGCTGAGAAAGGGCCCTATCTTTGCCAACATAGTCTTGGCTGACGAGATTAACAGAGCCAGCCCTAAGACCCAGTCCGCGCTTCTAGAGGCGATGCAGGAGAAGCAGGTAACGATAGGAGGCAACACTTTGCCGCTGCCAAGCCCATTCATGGTAATTGCAACACAGAACCCTATAGAGTTCGAAGGCACCTATCCCCTGCCTGAGGCTCAGCTCGACCGGTTTCTGATGAAGGTAAAAGTGGATTACCCAAGCCATGATGAGACCCTGAAGATAATCTCCAACCTACAGCAAATCAGAGACTGGAGCATCAAGCCTGTCACCAAGGGTGACGCCATAACTTGGGTCTTTGACCACCTGCTTGAAACACACATTGACGACACTGTGAAGAACTACATCATCGATATAATCGAGGAGACGAGAAAACACCAGAATGTCAGAATAGGGGGAAGTCCACGAGCAGCCATATCTCTCTTCATGTCTGCAAGCGCCCTCGCCCTGATGGATGGAAGAGGATACGTTATTCCTGACGATGTGAAACGAGTTGCGCCGCAGGTGCTGAACCACCGAATAATTCTGAAGCCTGAGGCGGAGTTAGACGGGATATCTTCACTGGACGTAATCAAAGAGATATTGACACGGATAAAGTCCCCGTAG
- a CDS encoding DUF4129 domain-containing protein: MQRRSSSITIRWTLGTSLLILTLICNIGLAFGADDLNLNEPALNSQGGTNNTNSTVLSTRDYSGILNSFSKEVTDAKLKQMLDQLQAQIIKGDAVGAEATRQQILKYIDQNPQVAPYGLYQLLSSSALQGMQKNGGGNVNVDLQALSKSMQPASDLSDNAAARAQNLQQLAQMFSDNPALKNQIMSMSNLVNFGMNKDARTVYGQIDADLLGALLKMDPDLVTKAFESLGEGIGPVGNIKQPQEAPRPSEQTNPFPRVGDLASPVAGAPVAFSSLPSVNLANPLLLLFVIALPIFLLLLFIFQNRLQVALPKMASTVAHRIVSSETAAQEAEPADPRQRVFYQFRRLVRVMGARGAVKPDYETHREFAARCAGRSEGAAVKSVSNVYEEARFTDDQISSEEANQCAHLVDSVEKAEK; this comes from the coding sequence TTGCAACGGCGGTCAAGCAGCATAACTATCCGTTGGACGCTTGGAACGTCCCTTCTAATTCTCACACTAATCTGCAACATAGGTTTAGCTTTCGGTGCCGACGACTTGAACCTGAACGAACCAGCACTGAATTCTCAGGGCGGCACAAACAACACCAACTCCACCGTGCTAAGCACCAGAGATTACAGCGGGATCCTCAACTCTTTCAGCAAGGAGGTAACTGACGCAAAACTGAAACAGATGCTTGATCAACTGCAGGCCCAGATAATCAAAGGAGATGCAGTAGGTGCCGAGGCTACACGTCAACAGATTCTCAAATACATTGACCAGAATCCGCAGGTGGCACCCTACGGTCTTTACCAGCTTCTCAGCAGCTCAGCGCTGCAAGGCATGCAGAAGAACGGGGGCGGCAATGTGAACGTTGACCTTCAAGCGCTCTCCAAATCTATGCAACCAGCAAGTGATCTCAGCGATAATGCGGCGGCCCGCGCCCAGAATCTTCAGCAGCTCGCCCAAATGTTCAGCGATAACCCAGCTTTGAAGAACCAGATAATGAGCATGTCCAACCTAGTCAACTTCGGAATGAACAAAGACGCGCGAACAGTCTACGGTCAGATCGACGCGGATCTGCTGGGAGCGCTTCTCAAAATGGATCCAGATCTGGTTACAAAGGCGTTTGAGAGCCTTGGTGAAGGCATTGGACCGGTGGGAAACATAAAGCAACCGCAGGAGGCACCTAGGCCCTCAGAGCAGACAAACCCTTTTCCTAGGGTTGGAGACCTAGCTTCGCCGGTGGCAGGAGCCCCAGTTGCGTTCAGCTCGCTTCCCTCCGTCAACTTAGCCAACCCGCTCCTTTTACTCTTCGTCATTGCGCTACCTATTTTCCTCCTGTTGTTATTCATTTTTCAGAACAGGCTTCAGGTGGCTCTGCCGAAGATGGCTTCCACAGTGGCTCATCGGATCGTATCGTCAGAAACGGCGGCGCAGGAGGCGGAGCCGGCTGATCCAAGGCAGCGAGTATTCTACCAGTTTAGGAGGCTGGTTAGGGTTATGGGTGCTCGTGGAGCAGTGAAGCCTGATTATGAGACGCACAGGGAGTTTGCTGCAAGATGCGCCGGTCGAAGTGAAGGCGCAGCTGTGAAGAGTGTCTCGAACGTCTACGAAGAAGCGAGGTTTACTGACGATCAAATCTCATCTGAAGAGGCGAATCAATGCGCCCATCTGGTTGACTCGGTGGAGAAGGCTGAGAAATGA